The sequence CCCCGGCTACGAAGTCCGCAGCTTCCCCCTCTTGGGCGAAATCGCCGCCGGAGCGCCCCTCGAAGCCGAAACCGCCGATACCACAACCCTGACCACCCACGTCCCCCGCGGTACCGCCGACAACTGCTTCTTCCTCCGCATCAACGGCGACTCCATGGCCGGCGACGGCATCCTCACCGGCGACCTCGTCCTCATCGACCCCAACTTCGACCCCCACGCCGTCAACGAGGACTCCATCTACGCCGTCCAGCTCGACGAGGCCGACGTCACCCTCAAGCGCCTGCGCCGTGTCGAAGATACCGTCTGGATGATCAGCTCCAACCCCCGCATCCCGCCGATGCCCCTCGACGGCGAACGCTACGCCCAGGCCCGCCTGCTGGGCACCGTGGCCAAACTGGAGCGCTATTATTAGGGATACATGATGGAGAATACCTTTACCATTAATGGGGGTGGGTGAACTAACAAGGTAAACACTTCATCCATCCAGGAGGAGCTGCTGCTGTTTCAGGATAGCGAACAACTTATCGCCACGCTGACCAGCGGCTTCATGCCCGATGGTGAAATGCCGACTACCGGTTTTCTTTCACCAACCGAGCACTTTACAAACATTCCGTAACCCAGAAGAGGGAAGAGATTACCTATCAACACAGGAAAAATTGGCGCTTAGATACAATAACAGGCTACGCCGTCAACTCTTAAAAAAGTAGCTTGACAAGAGTTTTAGGCATCATTCTATGCCGTATAGGACTACTAACCTTAGTTATTGACTTAACTCAGCGACGACCTGTGTGTATATATGTTCTAGGTATCATAATAAATGTAGTAGGTACAATATTGATCATCTTTGGGCTCAGTCGAACATACTCCATTTCCATCCAGACAAACTCTGGAACGATAATCCCTCACATTCCCTATAACACGGTGACAGCGGAGGTATTCCTGGTTCTTTTGATGGCCGCTGTCGAGGGAAAGCAAAAGGGTCTGGACGGTAACGACCTGATGAAATACGTCCGGGATAACTGTTTGACTCTACTTGACGCCTACAATAGAGTCTCTCGACAAGGTGGTTAGGATCAAGTATTGACCTTTTCAAAGGGCGGTTCAGGGGCGCGTCTTAAACCTTTGAGATACCCGGAGGGGCGGCTGTCACCAGCCGCCCGCTTTACAGAGCGCCAGACGGGTATGAATCAGCCACAACATAGGACCGGCACACGCTATTTAAATCCCGCCCCTGCGTTAGCTACGGCTCAATCGCTCCGCTCCGGCGAGCACCGGGGTCTTGTGCGACGCCTTCCCCTCTGCTAGACTTAACACCCTATCCTGTACCGAACCCAAGCCGTTAGGCAGTCTCACCCTTGGAGGGGAACCGATGGACAAACACACCATAGAGCATTTCTTCACCACCCTGGACTACGATTTCAACGAGCTCGAAGACCACGTCTGGGTCATCAACGCCGACCACGACGACTCGACTCTCTTGGTGATCAGTGTCGTCAACAGCCTGATGATCCTCCGGCTCAAGCTGGCCGAGGTTCCGGCCGACGGCGATGTCGACTTCTACAAGCAGCTGCTCAAGCTCAACATGGAGCTGCTCCACGGCGCCGTGGCTATCGATGCCGGCGATCTGGTGTTGGTCGATACCATCGAGCTGGAGGGTATCCACGCCGACGAGATCCACGCCAGTGTGATGGCCCTCGAGGAGGGCGCTCAGCTCGTCTACAAGACGGTCAAGGAAGGCTAGGAGCCTTCCTTTCTTATTCACCATGTCAACCGATATCGCGCAAAGGAGTAGCGATGGGAATCTTTAAGCGTCTGGGCGACATCCTCAAGGCCAACATCAACGCCCTGCTCGACAAGGCCGAGGATCCGGAAAAGTTGCTCAACCAGATGATCTACGAGATGGAGGAGCAGTACACCGAGGCCAAGAAGCAGGTCACCGTGGCCGTGGCCGATGAGAAGCGCCTCTACAACCAGTACAAGCGGGCCAAGAAGGAAGCCTTCGAATGGGCGGCCAAGGCCGAGGCCGCAATGAAGTCCGAACGCGAGGACCTGGCCAAGGAGGCCCTGGTCCGCAAGTCCACCGCCGCCGAGAACGCCCGCGGCTACAAGGAGCAGTGGACCAAACAGAAGCAGGTCACCGACACGCTGAAATCCTCCCTGCGCCAACTGCAGCGCAAGATCAGCGAGTGCAAGAGCCGCAAGCAGTTGCTGGTGGCCCGGGCCAAGCGCGCCGAGGCCCAGAAGAAGATCCATGAGACCCTCTCGGGGATCAACGATTCCGGGGCCTTCGCCACCTTCGACCGCATGGAGGAGAAGATCGATCAGCTCGAGGCCGAGGGCGAAGCCGCCGTCGACATGGCCGAGCTGGAGTCCGACAGCCTGGAGAAGGAATTCGAGCAGCTCGACACCGTCGACGTCGACACCCAGCTCGAACAGCTCAAGCAGGGTGACGCCACCTCGGACCTCGAGGATCTTTAAGTACTCCGCTTAACGGCAAAGGGGGCTCCTGTGGCCAAGGGCCCCCTTAAGCCACCCCGATAAGGAGCGCTATGGGCGACTCCCGCAATTCACGCTTCGCCGCCCTCAAGGTCAAGAAGCTGTTCGAGAAGAAGCTGGCCCGCCTGAACGAAGAGATCGAGCTCTGGGAGGACCGGCT comes from Candidatus Coatesbacteria bacterium and encodes:
- a CDS encoding helix-turn-helix domain-containing protein, which produces MQQTSYLYHARLSRLVSLTPSTPAQGSAMETLGQRIKRLREGLNLRPAELARLVGVPPQYIDNWENRGHRPSPRYLGALAEVLGVSEHELLTGRRPDARRYEELSLRELLEQAELAAAALPGYEVRSFPLLGEIAAGAPLEAETADTTTLTTHVPRGTADNCFFLRINGDSMAGDGILTGDLVLIDPNFDPHAVNEDSIYAVQLDEADVTLKRLRRVEDTVWMISSNPRIPPMPLDGERYAQARLLGTVAKLERYY
- a CDS encoding PspA/IM30 family protein encodes the protein MGIFKRLGDILKANINALLDKAEDPEKLLNQMIYEMEEQYTEAKKQVTVAVADEKRLYNQYKRAKKEAFEWAAKAEAAMKSEREDLAKEALVRKSTAAENARGYKEQWTKQKQVTDTLKSSLRQLQRKISECKSRKQLLVARAKRAEAQKKIHETLSGINDSGAFATFDRMEEKIDQLEAEGEAAVDMAELESDSLEKEFEQLDTVDVDTQLEQLKQGDATSDLEDL